The following proteins are encoded in a genomic region of Brachypodium distachyon strain Bd21 chromosome 1, Brachypodium_distachyon_v3.0, whole genome shotgun sequence:
- the LOC100828668 gene encoding protein TIFY 10b isoform X2, translating into MAASTRPGEKASSFAVACSLLSRYVRQNGAAAAELSLGFNKGEAETQKEAATKSSLPVVDGEESGRKKETMELFPQSAGLGGVQDAATPDAIAREQEKRQLTIFYGGKVLVFNDFPADMAKNLIQLASKGNPVVQNTTVPTPVIDSNKAETVVQAPASSLPGAQNDAPKPARPNAADLPIARKASLHRFLEKRKDRLHASAPYQASPSDATPVKKEPENQTWLGLGPNAAAKPEL; encoded by the exons atggcggctTCCACGAGGCCTGGGGAGAAGGCCAGCAGCTTCGCCGTGGCCTGCAGCCTGCTCAGCCGCTACGTCCGCCAgaacggcgccgccgcggccgagcTTAGCCTCGGATTCAACAAAG GCGAGGCAGAGACgcagaaggaggcggcgacgaAGAGCTCTTTGCCCGTAGTGGATGGTGAGGAgtcggggaggaagaaggagaccATGGAGCTCTTCCCGCAGAGCGCCGGCTTGGGCGGCGTGCAGGATGCTGCTACCCCTGATGCTATTGCCAG GGAGCAAGAGAAGCGTCAGCTGACCATCTTCTATGGTGGAAAGGTGCTCGTGTTCAACGATTTTCCAGCTGACATGGCAAAGAACTTGATTCAGCTGGCTAGCAAGGGCAACCCTGTCGTTCAGAACACCACTGTGCCCACACCTGTTATCGACAGCAACAAGGCCGAAACAGTTGTGCAGGCCCCTGCAAGTAGCTTGCCTGGTGCTCAGAATGATGCTCCTAAGCCTGCTCGTCCTAACGCTGCTG ATCTGCCTATTGCTAGGAAGGCATCACTTCACCGGTTCCTTGAGAAGAGGAAGGATCG TCTTCATGCAAGCGCACCATATCAAGCTTCTCCGTCAGATGCAACACCTGTTAAGAAGGAGCCTGAGAATCAGACATGGCTTGGACTGGGGCCGAATGCTGCCGCCAAACCTGAGCTTTAG
- the LOC100828668 gene encoding protein TIFY 10b isoform X1: MAASTRPGEKASSFAVACSLLSRYVRQNGAAAAELSLGFNKVSGEAETQKEAATKSSLPVVDGEESGRKKETMELFPQSAGLGGVQDAATPDAIAREQEKRQLTIFYGGKVLVFNDFPADMAKNLIQLASKGNPVVQNTTVPTPVIDSNKAETVVQAPASSLPGAQNDAPKPARPNAADLPIARKASLHRFLEKRKDRLHASAPYQASPSDATPVKKEPENQTWLGLGPNAAAKPEL, from the exons atggcggctTCCACGAGGCCTGGGGAGAAGGCCAGCAGCTTCGCCGTGGCCTGCAGCCTGCTCAGCCGCTACGTCCGCCAgaacggcgccgccgcggccgagcTTAGCCTCGGATTCAACAAAG tttcaGGCGAGGCAGAGACgcagaaggaggcggcgacgaAGAGCTCTTTGCCCGTAGTGGATGGTGAGGAgtcggggaggaagaaggagaccATGGAGCTCTTCCCGCAGAGCGCCGGCTTGGGCGGCGTGCAGGATGCTGCTACCCCTGATGCTATTGCCAG GGAGCAAGAGAAGCGTCAGCTGACCATCTTCTATGGTGGAAAGGTGCTCGTGTTCAACGATTTTCCAGCTGACATGGCAAAGAACTTGATTCAGCTGGCTAGCAAGGGCAACCCTGTCGTTCAGAACACCACTGTGCCCACACCTGTTATCGACAGCAACAAGGCCGAAACAGTTGTGCAGGCCCCTGCAAGTAGCTTGCCTGGTGCTCAGAATGATGCTCCTAAGCCTGCTCGTCCTAACGCTGCTG ATCTGCCTATTGCTAGGAAGGCATCACTTCACCGGTTCCTTGAGAAGAGGAAGGATCG TCTTCATGCAAGCGCACCATATCAAGCTTCTCCGTCAGATGCAACACCTGTTAAGAAGGAGCCTGAGAATCAGACATGGCTTGGACTGGGGCCGAATGCTGCCGCCAAACCTGAGCTTTAG
- the LOC100829168 gene encoding pentatricopeptide repeat-containing protein At3g22470, mitochondrial, which yields MRRAVLGFLCQALVKRNHPPTSRLYSLSCCLKSSNHQETSGSSVCSEYRSQCLLPLITLAVRTSSWDKARKISFGECVRLYGLSQTIGLFALLMRSFLPQRIREIRCFIRSIVDYCGSSGRELFELAPMLVSSLGGSMTLLQVYATIIRIFVELSMFEDALLTYTEAKKVGVELQLCNFLLKCLVERNQIIYARSLFDDMKSSGPSPNVYSYSVLMSAYTHGDRLYLAEAFELLSEMEMKGVKPNAATYGTYLYGLSRTRQVASAWNFLQMLCQRGNPCNTYCFNAVIQGFCREGQVQEAIEVFDAMKKGGLVPDTHSYSILVDGLCKQGDVLTGYDLLVEMARNGIAPTLVSYSSLLHGLCRAGKVELAFELFRRLEEQGFKHDHIVYSIILNGCCQHLNIEVVCDLWNDMVHHNFVPDAYNYTSLIYAFCRHRNLTDALGVFELMLDSGVSPNVVTCTILVDGFGKERMIDEAFLFLHKVRQFGIVPNLCMYRVIINGLCKVNKSDHVWGIFADMIKRGYVPDTVVYSIIIDSFVKALKLPEAFRLFHKMLDEGTKPNVFTYTSLINGLCHDDRLPEVVTLFKHMIWEGLTPDRILYTSLIVCYCKRSNMKAALEIFRGMGKLGLSADAFLYTCLIGGFSKVLAMDGAQCLMEEMTNKGLTPSVVTYTNLIIGYFKIGDERKANMTYNSMLQAGITPDAKLSCILGFGNDADGFEDSREEKDVS from the coding sequence ATGCGACGAGCAGTGCTAGGATTCTTGTGCCAAGCCCTTGTAAAAAGAAACCACCCTCCGACATCGCGTCTTTACTCTCTGTCTTGTTGTTTGAAGAGCTCAAATCATCAAGAAACCAGTGGAAGCTCTGTTTGCAGTGAATATAGAAGCCAGTGTCTTCTTCCCCTGATCACGCTAGCAGTCCGGACATCAAGCTGGGACAAGGCCAGAAAGATAAGCTTTGGGGAGTGTGTCAGGTTATATGGGCTATCCCAGACAATTGGGCTGTTTGCATTGCTTATGCGATCCTTCTTGCCACAGAGAATTAGAGAGATTCGGTGCTTCATCCGGAGCATTGTTGATTACTGTGGAAGTTCTGGCCGGGAATTGTTTGAGTTGGCACCTATGTTGGTAAGCAGTTTGGGTGGCTCAATGACATTGCTACAAGTTTATGCTACAATCATTCGGATTTTTGTAGAGTTGTCAATGTTTGAGGATGCTCTCCTCACTTACACTGAAGCCAAGAAGGTTGGAGTGGAGCTGCAGTTGTGCAACTTCCTGCTGAAGTGTTtagttgagagaaatcaaatCATTTATGCAAGGAGTTTGTTTGATGATATGAAGAGTTCTGGTCCGTCACCAAATGTGTACTCTTATTCGGTTTTGATGAGTGCGTATACCCATGGAGATAGGTTATACTTGGCGGAAGCTTTTGAGCTTCTTTCTGAAATGGAAATGAAAGGTGTGAAACCGAATGCTGCAACCTATGGCACTTACCTCTATGGACTGAGCCGTACCAGACAGGTGGCATCCGCATGGAATTTTCTTCAAATGCTTTGTCAGAGAGGCAACCCTTGCAATACTTATTGTTTTAATGCAGTGATTCAGGGTTTCTGTAGAGAAGGTCAGGTTCAGGAAGCCATAGAAGTTTTTGATGCGATGAAGAAGGGTGGGCTTGTCCCAGATACTCATAGCTACAGCATATTAGTTGATGGGTTATGTAAGCAAGGGGATGTATTGACAGGCTATGACCTGCTTGTCGAAATGGCAAGAAACGGAATTGCTCCTACTCTGGTCAGTTACAGTTCGCTTTTGCATGGTCTTTGCAGAGCTGGAAAGGTTGAATTGGCATTTGAGCTTTTTAGGAGGCTTGAAGAACAAGGTTTCAAGCATGACCACATAGTTTACAGCATTATTCTCAATGGCTGTTGCCAACATTTGAATATAGAGGTTGTCTGTGACCTTTGGAATGACATGGTTCATCATAATTTTGTTCCAGATGCTTACAACTATACTAGTCTGATATATGCATTCTGCAGACATAGAAATCTGACAGATGCACTGGGAGTATTCGAACTCATGCTTGACAGTGGAGTAAGCCCCAACGTTGTCACATGCACAATTCTTGTTGACGGCTTTGGCAAAGAAAGGATGATTGATGAAGCTTTCTTATTCCTTCATAAAGTACGTCAGTTTGGAATTGTCCCAAACCTTTGCATGTACAGAGTTATCATCAATGGTCTGTGCAAGGTCAACAAATCTGATCACGTGTGGGGCATTTTTGCAGACATGATAAAAAGGGGCTATGTTCCTGACACAGTCGTTTACAGTATCATCATTGATAGTTTTGTGAAAGCTTTGAAATTACCGGAGGCTTTCAGGTTGTTTCATAAAATGTTGGATGAGGGTACAAAACCCAATGTCTTTACATATACGAGCCTCATAAATGGTTTGTGCCATGATGATAGGCTCCCTGAAGTTGTGACATTGTTTAAACATATGATTTGGGAGGGACTGACACCAGATCGGATTTTGTATACATCTCTTATTGTGTGCTATTGTAAGCGTTCAAACATGAAGGCAGCTTTGGAAATTTTTAGAGGGATGGGGAAACTGGGATTATCAGCAGATGCATTTCTCTACACTTGTTTAATTGGTGGCTTTAGTAAAGTGCTTGCAATGGATGGTGCACAGTGTTTGATGGAAGAAATGACAAATAAGGGGCTTACTCCTAGTGTAGTAACTTATACAAATCTCATAATTGGGTACTTCAAAATCGGAGATGAGAGAAAAGCTAATATGACGTACAACAGTATGCTTCAGGCAGGCATTACACCGGATGCCAAGCTCAGTTGTATATTGGGCTTTGGCAACGATGCTGATGGTTTTGAGGATTCTCGGGAAGAGAAGGATGTATCATAG
- the LOC100841892 gene encoding SPX domain-containing protein 6, which produces MKFGKWLKRQIEQSLPAWREHFLRYKELKGIVSSAAPPSPAEFVALLEADIDKINAFFIEQEEEFIIRHRELQEAIRRAVEREAAAEVAAIRREMVNFHGEMVLLLNYSSVNYIGLAKILKKYDKRTGAALRLAVVETAVLGQPFFTAEAVSLMVKECEAMMMFPAAAAAASASAGPGEAMAAAAAEQRVFRDTVAALLAMEDVRSGSSTRGRHSLPPLTLPDSDWLRSFQPPSPIPIQTQ; this is translated from the exons ATGAAATTCGGCAAGTGGCTGAAGCGGCAGATCGAGCAGAGCCtcccggcgtggagggagcaCTTTCTGCGGTACAAGGAGCTCAAGGGCATCGTCTCCTCCGCAGCCCCGCCCTCGCCGGCCGAGTTCGTCGCCCTCCTCGAGGCCGACATCGACAAGATCAACGCCTTCTTCAtcgagcaggaggaggaattCATCATCAGGCACAGG GAGCTTCAGGAGGCGATCAGGAGGGCGGtggagagggaggcggcggcggaggtggcggcgatCCGGAGGGAGATGGTGAACTTCCACGGCGAGatggtgctgctgctcaaCTACAGCAGCGTCAACTACATCGGGCTGGCCAAGATCCTCAAGAAGTACGACAAGCGCACGGGCGCCGCGCTCAGGCTGGCCGTCGTCGAGACCGCCGTGCTGGGCCAGCCCTTCTtcacggcggaggcggtgtCGCTCATGGTCAAGGAGTGCGAGGCCATGATGATGTTCCCCGCCGCTGCGGCCGCAGCTTCGGCATCGGCGGGGCCCGGCgaggccatggccgccgccgccgcggagcagCGGGTGTTCAGGGACAccgtggcggcgctgctggcCATGGAGGACGTGCGCAGCGGGAGCTCCACCCGCGGCCGCcactcgctgccgccgctcacCCTGCCGGACTCCGACTGGCTCCGCTCCTTCCAGCCGCCGTCCCCCATCCCCATCCAAACCCAATGA
- the LOC100842185 gene encoding uncharacterized protein LOC100842185 has product MAKEASRTSRNHTYERGLVDTLLDHNVPKYKGQNGWTPEGWKTMADKFNQKFPLARFTKQQIQEKEKELKGNYEAVRDARKQSGVGWNESLCMIIAEPDIWENKLVKDFPKVKKFRSKPFTLFNSLCSLYEGSVATGDLNFVSVQQVAQHVDLTTDPVSPTVSSANHHESLNPFSYTSLDGHMSSTDLHGPEASRREDAEPTTSALKEEPPERRKQSQVAVVLEEYLDFRKKQSMKFIEEIKEPKPDEKFSIAACVSTLEEMEGLTDWEKGKALRLFKC; this is encoded by the exons ATGGCCAAAGAAGCATCAAGGACATCCAGGAACCACACTTATGAGAGAGGACTTGTCGATACATTACTCGACCACAACGTTCCTAAGTACAAAGGTCAGAATGGATGGACTCCTGAAGGTTGGAAAACTATGGCTGATAAATTCAACCAAAAGTTCCCGTTAGCTCGTTTCACAAAGCAGCAGATtcaagagaaggaaaaagagCTGAAAGGAAACTACGAGGCAGTTCGAGACGCTAGGAAGCAAAGTGGAGTAGGCTGGAACGAATCCCTTTGTATGATCATTGCTGAACCAGATATCTGGGAGAACAAACTGGTGAAG GACTTTCCCAAGGTGAAAAAGTTCCGCTCGAAGCCATTTACTCTCTTCAATTCACTGTGTTCGCTATATGAAG GTAGTGTCGCCACAGGAGATCTGAACTTTGTCTCAGTTCAGCAGGTGGCTCAACATGTGGATCTAACAACTGATCCAGTTTCCCCCACAGTCTCCTCTGCCAATCATCATGAAAGCTTAAACCCTTTTTCATATACTAGTTTGGATGGTCACATGTCCTCTACTGACTTGCATGGCCCAGAGGCATCAAGAAGAGAAGATGCTGAACCTACAACATCTGCGCTCAAAGAAGAACCTCCAGAAAGGAGAAAACAAAGTCAAGTTGCTGTGGTGCTTGAAGAATACTTGGACTTCAGGAAGAAGCAATCTATGAAATTCATTGAAGAGATCAAGGAACCAAAGCCAGATGAGAAGTTTTCAATTGCAGCATGTGTGTCTACACTAGAAGAAATGGAAGGCTTAACAGATTGGGAGAAAGGAAAGGCGTTGCGGCTTTTCAAGTGCTAG
- the LOC100842495 gene encoding transmembrane protein 87A: MPMAPMSSSLSLRRHAVSALCLLCGLLCADASVHGYAGERFAAVGNAFVLNGGSEGIYFSPSADSFIRFEKVAFRRTPESAAAAEDDGNRTATVTAVLFEAADRDAIGAAAAVPGSGSGSPRRELCCTPAMARRGACTEGSLVLAHRAPNNANSSSPKVLSASFLPGALEASFPDETIPVPRTGMYNLRFVHCHASLAAVAVGKTIWKNGRGGYLPGRMAPLETFYGAMSLAFAALAAFWFLRYAHHWREVAPVQNLLTLAIALGMVEVTAWYLDLAEFGASGVRPPATTFWAATASASRRAVSRVLALLVAMGYGAARPTLRGGVGIRVAALGAAYFAASETLEVVQHVGAVSDDHDHYSPASGKTILFLLALPVAVLDSTFICLIFVSLSRTLRRLRARRSKTARLLDTYRRFGTAVTIAAAVSLGWAAFEAHFRWTEGEERWRVAWVIPAVWQLISFALLCAVCLLWAPSHDSASRFADDAGVFRGDDDGVEEEEKLPLVRVAGPLSYVGSWACYVTRDDDAKIILRTDSGGVYAMSGQEGKRV; encoded by the exons ATGCCAATGGCGCCAATGTCTTCCTCCCTGTCCCTGAGGCGTCACGCGGTGTCCGCCTTGTGTTTGTTGTGCGGGCTCCTGTGCGCCGACGCGTCCGTGCACGGATACGCGGGCGAGCGGTTCGCGGCCGTGGGCAACGCCTTCGTCCTcaacggcggcagcgagggCATCTACTTCTCCCCCTCCGCGGACTCCTTCATCCG ATTCGAGAAGGTGGCCTTCAGGCGGACGCCGgagtccgcggcggcggcggaggacgacgGCAACCGCACGGCCACGGTCACCGCGGTCCTCTTCGAGGCGGCCGACCGCGACGCCatcggagccgccgccgccgtccccggcTCCGGTTCCGGCTCGCCGCGGCGCGAGCTCTGCTGcacgccggccatggcgcgccGCGGCGCGTGCACCGAGGGCTCGCTCGTCCTCGCGCACCGCGCGCCCAACAACGCGAACAGCAGCTCGCCGAAGGTGCTCTCCGCGTCCTTCCTCCCAGGCGCCCTGGAGGCCTCCTTCCCCGACGAGACCATCCCGGTTCCCCGCACCGGCATGTACAACCTCCGCTTCGTCCACTGCCACGCCTCGCTCGCGGCCGTGGCCGTTGGGAAGACGATCTGGAAGAACGGGCGCGGCGGGTACCTGCCGGGCAGGATGGCCCCGCTGGAGACCTTCTACGGCGCCATGTCGCTGGCcttcgccgccctcgccgccttctGGTTCCTCCGCTACGCGCACCACTGGCGCGAGGTGGCCCCCGTCCAGAACCTCCTGACGCTCGCCATCGCGCTCGGCATGGTCGAAGTCACCGCCTGGTACCTCGACCTCGCGGAGTTCGGCGCGTCCGGCGTCCGCCCGCCGGCCACAACCTTCTGGGCCGCCACTGCCTCGGCGTCACGCCGGGCCGTCTCCCGCGTGCTCGCGCTCCTGGTCGCCATGGGCTACGGCGCGGCCCGGCCCACGCTCCGCGGAGGCGTCGGCATCAGGGTGGCCGCGCTCGGGGCGGCCTACTTCGCGGCGTCCGAGACGCTCGAGGTCGTCCAGCACGTCGGGGCCGTCAGCGACGACCATGATCACTACTCGCCGGCTTCGGGGAAGACGATCCtattcctcctcgcgctcccCGTCGCCGTCCTCGACTCAACCTTCATCTGCTTGATATTCGTCTCGCTGTCCCGTACCCTCCGCAGGCTGAGGGCGAGGCGGTCCAAGACGGCGAGGCTGCTGGACACGTACCGGAGGTTCGGGACCGCGGTGAcgatcgcggcggcggtgtcgcTGGGGTGGGCGGCGTTCGAGGCGCACTTCAGGTGGacggagggcgaggagcggtGGCGCGTGGCGTGGGTGATCCCGGCGGTGTGGCAGCTCATCTCCTTCGCGCTGCTCTGCGCCGTCTGCCTGCTGTGGGCGCCCTCCCACGACTCCGCCTCCAGGTTCGCAGACGACGCCGGCGTCTTCCGTGGCGATGACGACGGcgtggaagaggaggagaagctgcCGCTGGTCAGGGTGGCCGGGCCGCTCTCGTACGTGGGCAGCTGGGCGTGCTACGTGACGCGGGACGACGACGCCAAGATCATACTCAGGACGGACTCCGGCGGCGTCTATGCCATGTCCGGCCAAGAGGGGAAACGAGTTTAG